The sequence CCCCGTGTGATTGCCCGCGTGCATGCGATTGAACGCGACGAGCGTCAGGTTCACCGCGTTGAGCATCACTTCGATGCTCATGAGCAACACGAGCAAATTGCGACGGATCAAGAAGCCTGCAGCGCCGATGAAAAACAGCACGGCCGCCACGATCACGTAGTACTCGAGCGGGATCGCGTTCACGACTGAGCCTCCTTGCCCTTCGGATCCGCCGCAGGAAGCAGCGTCGGATCGATCTGCTTGCCGCGAGCGACGGCGACGGCACCGACGACTGCCACGAGAAGCAGCGCGCCCGAAAGCTCGAACGGAATGAGCGCATTCGTGAAGAGCTCGTGACCGATCGATTCGATGGTGCCGAACTTCGCTGGCGCTTTTGCGAACGCCGTCGGAGTTGCGGGGCCTGCGCGAACGATGAGCGCGAGCATCGCGAGGCTCGACAAGAGCAGCGCTCCGGCGCCGACGTACCTGGCCCATGGCCCACGCGCCTCGCGCTTCGACACCGCCGAAGGACCGAGAAGCATGATCACGAAGAGGAACAGAATGACGACCGCGCCTGCGTACACGAGGAGCTGAATCGTCGCGAGAAACTCGGCCGCGAGCGTCAGGTACAAACCTGCGATGCCGACGATCGTCGACAACAAGCCCATCGCTCCACGGATCGGGTTTTTCGCGGCGACG is a genomic window of Polyangiaceae bacterium containing:
- the nuoK gene encoding NADH-quinone oxidoreductase subunit NuoK; amino-acid sequence: MPLEYYVIVAAVLFFIGAAGFLIRRNLLVLLMSIEVMLNAVNLTLVAFNRMHAGNHTGQIFTFFIIAIAAAEAAVGLAIVLAFFRLRSTVRSDDADLLRN
- a CDS encoding NADH-quinone oxidoreductase subunit J; amino-acid sequence: MNMLELAFFGLCALIALLGAIATVAAKNPIRGAMGLLSTIVGIAGLYLTLAAEFLATIQLLVYAGAVVILFLFVIMLLGPSAVSKREARGPWARYVGAGALLLSSLAMLALIVRAGPATPTAFAKAPAKFGTIESIGHELFTNALIPFELSGALLLVAVVGAVAVARGKQIDPTLLPAADPKGKEAQS